GCGAGAACCTCTCGCTTGAAACACTCCCGGGTAAAGCGACACATATCGGAGGTGTCAGTTACTGGGAACCGGACCTCGTCAAGAGTCGTACGCTGATCGAAGAATTTTTTGCCCGGGAGAAGGTACTAAATGACAGCTAAGGAAAAAATCCAACGCATACTGGAAGCAGCCGAATCAAAAAAAGCCTATGACTTTACTCTCCTGGACCTTCGTGAAATGTTTCCGTTGGCCGATTACTGGGTGGTGATGAGCGCGCCAAGTGTCATACAAACCAAGGCGATAGCGGAAGCGGTCCAGACAAAAATGAAGGCGGAAAACCTTCTCCCACACCACCGGGAAGGGCTGGAAAGCGGCGAATGGATCCTTCTCGATTATGGAGACATCCTTGTTCATATTTTCCGCCAGGAGGAACGGGAATTTTACCAGCTGGAGAAAATATGGCGGAAAGCAGCCATACTTTATTTGCAAAGAGAAAATATCGACAGGCTGGATCAAATCGGTTGACAGAGCCTTTCAGGCTATGCTAACGTATTTGCCCGGGTTTGAATAGCCTCCGTCGTGGAGGCTTTATTTTTGTTTACAGCGCTAGTTAGAAATCGCTGATGGTTTTAGAGGAGACAACAAACGCCGGATGGTCTTTATATATCTTCAGAAGAGAAGGGAGATCAGGAAAATGCCAAAGAAGTTCTACCAGATTACATCAGAATCAGTCACTGAGGGCCATCCCGATAAAATAGCCGACCAAATATCTGATGCAATCTTGGATGGGATCCTTGCCCAGGATCCCCGAGGAAGAGTCGCGGTCGAAACCCTGGTCGCCACCGGCCTCGTCTTAGTTGCCGGACAAATCAGTACCGACTCGTACGTCGATATTCCCCGGATTGCCCGGAACACGATACGTGATATTGGATATACCCGGGCAAAATATGGATTCGACTATGAAACATGTGCGATTTTGACCGCCATTGACGAACAATCTCCCGATATCGCGTTGGGTGTTAACCGCTGCCTCGAAGCGAAAATGGGAGAAACGGTGGAAAATCAGGAGTTTCTCATCGGGGCCGGCGATCAGGGCATGATGTATGGCTATGCCTGTAACGAAACACCTGAATATATGCCTTTTCCCATAGCTATGGCTCATCGGTTGGCCCAGCGGTTGGCGGAGATGCGCAAAAAGGAGGTTTTGTCTTTTCTCCGGCCGGATGGAAAAACCCAGGTGACTGTTGATTACGAAAACCACAAACCGGTTCGGATCAATACCATCGTCGTTTCATCTCAGCATCATCCCGATGTGAACCTCGCCGATCTTTCCCGGAGTATCGAACGGGAAGTGATCGAACCGGCCATCCCCAAAGAATATCTCGATAAAAATACCAGAATTCTGGTCAACCCCACCGGCCGGTTCGTTATCGGCGGTCCGCAGGGCGATACCGGATTAACCGGTCGTAAGATCATTGTGGATACTTATGGCGGGATAGGAAAGCACGGTGGTGGCGCCTTCTCTGGAAAAGATCCGACAAAAGTGGACCGGTCTGCTAGCTATGCCGCGCGGCATGTGGCCAAAAACGTTGTCGCCGCAGGGCTCGCCGACCGCTGTGAATTTCAACTCGCCTATGCCATTGGGGTCGCCCACCCGGTCTCTACGTCTGTAGATACCTTTGGAACCGGCCAAATAAGCGACGCTGAAATTCTGGATATTATCAGTTCGGTTTTTGATCTCCGCCCCGGTGCGATAATCAAAAACTTGAATCTGCGACGCCCGATTTACAAGAAGACCGCTGCCTATGGACATTTCGGGCGGAATGATATCGACTTTGCCTGGGAGAAAACAGACCAAGTCCAAAATATTAGAAATCTAGCCGGCCTCTAGGTTGGAGAAAAATATGGTCTGTCGCAAAGCGATGAGCGGCCTGCAGAGCATTCTTGACCGAAAAATACCCGCATTGTTTGTGGGAAATTAGAAAGGGTTGCCATGGATTACGATGTCGCCAACCTCGATTTGGCTCCGGAAGGGAAAAAGAAAAT
This is a stretch of genomic DNA from Atribacteraceae bacterium. It encodes these proteins:
- the rsfS gene encoding ribosome silencing factor, whose amino-acid sequence is MTAKEKIQRILEAAESKKAYDFTLLDLREMFPLADYWVVMSAPSVIQTKAIAEAVQTKMKAENLLPHHREGLESGEWILLDYGDILVHIFRQEEREFYQLEKIWRKAAILYLQRENIDRLDQIG
- the metK gene encoding methionine adenosyltransferase, which codes for MPKKFYQITSESVTEGHPDKIADQISDAILDGILAQDPRGRVAVETLVATGLVLVAGQISTDSYVDIPRIARNTIRDIGYTRAKYGFDYETCAILTAIDEQSPDIALGVNRCLEAKMGETVENQEFLIGAGDQGMMYGYACNETPEYMPFPIAMAHRLAQRLAEMRKKEVLSFLRPDGKTQVTVDYENHKPVRINTIVVSSQHHPDVNLADLSRSIEREVIEPAIPKEYLDKNTRILVNPTGRFVIGGPQGDTGLTGRKIIVDTYGGIGKHGGGAFSGKDPTKVDRSASYAARHVAKNVVAAGLADRCEFQLAYAIGVAHPVSTSVDTFGTGQISDAEILDIISSVFDLRPGAIIKNLNLRRPIYKKTAAYGHFGRNDIDFAWEKTDQVQNIRNLAGL